A region of the Bos mutus isolate GX-2022 chromosome 18, NWIPB_WYAK_1.1, whole genome shotgun sequence genome:
AAGAAAAAACCCACATTGTTGTTTGAAACATACATGTTCTCTtgagaaaaatgtggaaaatctGGAAAGTCATCCAGTTTCTACTGCAAATAATCAGTCACACAATTCTGAACATAGGCTTCGATTAAACATACATTCAAAAAATGCCTGAaaaccagaaatttaaaaatgagggggaaaattCCCAATATAATCAATTTAATGAATCTTTTAGCAAGGGTTTATTATTCCTCAAccaacaaatattttctgcccATTCCAAAATCTGTAATGTTGATAATACCAGGAGAGACCTTAGTGAACCATCACTGTCCAATACATGTGGAGGTATACTTAGTGTGGAACAACTTTACAAGTGTAGTAAAATGAGTAATGCCTTACATAAGAGCTCTACTCCCAATAATTACAAGAGTATGTATGATGGAGTGAGAAGCTATTCATGCAATGAAACTGGGTATAACCTTGACCAAGACCCAAATGTTATGAAATATCAGGGACTTCAATTATCAATGATTCTAAAAGTAATCAATGTAGGAATGTCTTTTATCAAAGCTCAAATCTTACTAGTTATAAGAGCATTCATATTGGAGAGAAAAATCATAATTGTTGTGAATACGGTAAAGGTTGTAATCAGTCTTCAAAACTTATTCAGACTAAGCAAAAATGCTGCAAATGTAATAAATGTGGAAAAGTTATTAGTAAATCATCAAGTCTAAACAGACATAGACAAATTCATATAGGAAGGAAGCCTTtcaaatgtacagttcagttcagttcagttcagtcactcagtcgtgtccgactctttgcgaccccatgaatcgcagcacgccaggcctccctgtccatcaccaactcccggagttcactcagacttaagtccatcgagtcagtgatgccatccagccatctcatcttctgtcgtccccttctcctcctgcccccaatccctcccagcatcagagtcttttccaatgagtcagatcttcgcatgaggtggccaaagaactggagtttcagcttcagcatcattccctccaaagaaatcccagggctgatctccttcagaatggactggttggatctcctttcagtccaagggactctcaagagtcttctccaacaccacagttcaaaagcatcaattcttcggcgctcagccttcttcacagtccaactctcacatccatacatgatcacaggaaaaaccatagccttgactagacagacctttgttggcaaagtaatatctctgcttttccatatgcgatctaagttggtcataactttccttccaaggagtaagcgtcttttcatttcatggctgcagtcaccatctgcagtgattttgaagccccccaaaataaagtctgacactgtttccactgtttccccacctatttcccataaagtgatgggaccgggtgccatgatcttcgttttctgaatgttgagctttaagccagctatttcactctcctgtggcaaagcctttgactggcaATCAAGCCTTACTCAACAGCAGCAAATTCATACTGGGAAGAAACTATATAAATGTAAAGAGTGTGGCAAAACCTTTAGCTGCTGTTCAAGTCTTATTCAACATCAGGTAATTCTTACTGGGGGGAAGACTTATAGATGTACAGagtgtgcaaaagcctttaatcAGAGCTCAAAACTTACTAAACATCAAAGAATTCATACTGGGGAGAAACCTTTTAAATGTAAGGAGTGGCTCTTTTCTCTTCTCCGCCATCCTATGTGCGGTTGAGTTCTCTCCTCACCATGTCTTCTCACAAGACTTTCAGGATCAAGCAATTCCTggccaagaaacaaaagcagaatcgTCCCATTCCTCAatggattcgaatgaaaactggcAATAAAATCAGGTACAACTCCAAGAGAAGACATTGGAGAAGAACCAAGCTGGGTCTATAAGAAGCAAGCTGGGTCTATAAGAAGTGGTCTTAACATGTGTGGCACACATGTTAAGACCACTTTTTTAAGCAGCCAAATCACAATGAAAACATCACTACTGTAATGCTTGGCTCATGATGTTATTTCCTCACTATCAGTCTGAGACCCAGTAATAAATATAAAacgttggaaaaaaaaaaataaatgtaaggagTGTGACAAAGCCTTTAAGTGGCATGCAAGCCTTAATCAACATCAGCGAATTCATACCATGGAGAAACCATACACATGTAAAGAATGTGGCAAAACCTTTATCCATTGTTCAAATCTTATTCAACATCAGGTAAT
Encoded here:
- the LOC102268770 gene encoding large ribosomal subunit protein eL39; the protein is MSSHKTFRIKQFLAKKQKQNRPIPQWIRMKTGNKIRYNSKRRHWRRTKLGL